GTAGCGTACACTAAGTTGCACGGGTTTGTGCTGCCCAAGCTCTTAGCCAAAACGTCTTTAATGCCGGCGGCTTCCAACACCAAGCGCACACCAGCGCCGGCGATTACACCGGTACCGGGAGCGGCGGGTTTCATCCACACAGAAGCAGCACCAAAACGGCCGATGACTTCGTGCGGAATCGTGTCGCCTACGATCGGGAAAGTGACCGTGTTTTTGCGGGCATGAGTTTCAGCCTTGCCGATAGCAAGCTGAACTTGGTTGGCTTTACCGATGGCCACACCCACTTTACCATCACCGTTTCCGATGACGACTAAAGCGCGGAAACCAAAGCGTTTACCACCTTTTACCACTTTGGCCGTACGGGCTACGTGGATAACGGTCGTTTTGCCTTCCGTGGCGGGTTTGACCTTTTGAAACTCGGCTTTTTTGCCTTTCGCTTCTTTTCTAATTTCGTTAGTCATTAAATTCACCTTATACTCTTAGAATTTCAAGCCGGCTTCTCTAGCGGCATCGGCCAAGGCTTTGATTCTGCCGTGATAAACGCGGCCGCCGCGGTCGAACATGACTTCGGTAATACCTTTTTCCAAAGCTTTCTTGGCGATGACTGCGCCTAAGGCTTTGGCGGCTTCTACGCTTTTACCGGAGGCTTCAAATTTGCCTTCCAATTCTTTAGACAACGTGGTAGCAGACACCAAGGTGCTGTGGGTATTGTCATCAATAATTTGGGCGTAGATATATTTCAAGCTTCTGTAAACAGACAAGCGCGGGCGGTGAGCACCGCAGGAGGCCAACAAGTGTTTGCGGCTTCTGTCTTTTCTGAATTGATATCTTTCTTGTTTAGTAGCCATAATTATTTGCCTCCTGCCGCAGTCTTACCGGCTTTGCGAGCAATGTGTTCGCCTTGATATTTAATACCGCTGCCTTTGTACGGCTCGGGAGGTCTGATCCGGCGGATCTTGGCAGCAAAATCGCCAATGACAAATTTGTCGCTGCCTTTGATTTCAATCAAGTTGCTCTTGGGATCGGCCGCTACGGTGACACCGGCGGGCACGTCCATCACAACGGGGTGAGAGAAACCTACTTCTAAG
The genomic region above belongs to Elusimicrobiaceae bacterium and contains:
- the rpsE gene encoding 30S ribosomal protein S5, translating into MTNEIRKEAKGKKAEFQKVKPATEGKTTVIHVARTAKVVKGGKRFGFRALVVIGNGDGKVGVAIGKANQVQLAIGKAETHARKNTVTFPIVGDTIPHEVIGRFGAASVWMKPAAPGTGVIAGAGVRLVLEAAGIKDVLAKSLGSTNPCNLVYATLEALKLLKSKEAVNAIRGKAEAVKAEEKPAAEVAAN
- a CDS encoding 50S ribosomal protein L18; translation: MATKQERYQFRKDRSRKHLLASCGAHRPRLSVYRSLKYIYAQIIDDNTHSTLVSATTLSKELEGKFEASGKSVEAAKALGAVIAKKALEKGITEVMFDRGGRVYHGRIKALADAAREAGLKF